The following coding sequences lie in one Paenibacillus durus ATCC 35681 genomic window:
- the hydG gene encoding [FeFe] hydrogenase H-cluster radical SAM maturase HydG — protein MFVNRVNERHQADFIQDEEIKGALQYGETAVNDNKLITEILEKARKCKGLTSREAAVLLHVEDEDTLERLYQVSREIKERIYGNRIVLFAPLYVSNYCVNNCVYCGYKHSNSEFARSRLTQSEIAQEVKVLQSLGHKRLVLEAGEDPRHCSIDYILDCIRTIYETKLDNGSIRRININIAATTEEDYRKLADAGIGTYILFQETYHRPSYHNYHPQGPKGHYDWHTTAMDRAMRAGIDDVGIGVLYGLYDYKYETIAMLKHAEHLEQTFGCGPHTISVPRLREAENVNLDSYPYLVGDRDFAKIVAVLRMAVPYTGMILSTREDPEFRDQIIRLGISQISAGSATGVGAYSVNKGKDDKPQFTVGDHRSPMEIIKNLCQDGYVPSYCTACYREGRTGDRFMQLAKSGQIHNVCQPNSLMTFQEYLLDYADEEMRAIGEQTIRENLERIPKESVKKTTMDQLKRIHAGERDLRF, from the coding sequence ATGTTCGTGAACCGAGTGAATGAGCGCCATCAGGCGGATTTTATTCAAGACGAGGAAATCAAGGGAGCGCTGCAATACGGGGAGACGGCGGTTAACGACAACAAGCTCATAACCGAAATCCTGGAAAAAGCAAGAAAGTGCAAAGGATTAACCTCACGCGAAGCCGCGGTGCTGCTGCATGTGGAAGATGAAGATACGCTGGAACGGCTGTACCAGGTATCCAGGGAAATCAAGGAACGGATCTACGGCAACCGGATCGTGCTGTTCGCGCCGCTCTATGTCAGCAACTACTGCGTCAATAACTGTGTCTACTGCGGATACAAGCACTCCAATTCCGAGTTTGCGCGCAGCCGTCTCACACAAAGTGAAATCGCCCAGGAAGTCAAGGTTCTTCAGTCGCTTGGCCATAAACGGCTTGTGCTTGAAGCGGGCGAAGACCCGCGCCATTGTTCCATCGACTACATCCTGGACTGTATCCGGACGATATACGAGACCAAGCTCGATAATGGCAGTATCCGGCGGATTAACATCAATATTGCTGCTACGACTGAGGAGGATTACCGCAAACTGGCCGATGCCGGGATCGGAACGTATATTTTGTTCCAGGAGACTTACCACAGACCCAGCTATCACAATTACCATCCGCAAGGGCCCAAAGGGCATTATGACTGGCACACGACCGCCATGGACCGGGCGATGCGCGCCGGTATAGACGATGTTGGCATCGGCGTCCTGTACGGACTCTATGATTATAAATACGAGACTATCGCCATGCTGAAACACGCCGAGCATCTGGAGCAGACATTCGGCTGCGGACCGCACACCATCTCCGTCCCTCGTCTGCGCGAAGCGGAGAACGTGAATCTGGACAGTTATCCCTACCTTGTAGGCGACCGCGATTTCGCGAAGATTGTTGCCGTGCTGAGAATGGCCGTCCCTTATACGGGCATGATTCTGTCTACACGCGAAGACCCGGAATTCCGCGACCAGATCATACGGCTTGGAATATCGCAGATCAGCGCAGGCTCTGCCACCGGCGTCGGCGCGTACAGCGTCAATAAAGGCAAAGACGACAAACCGCAGTTCACGGTCGGCGACCACCGTTCTCCTATGGAAATTATCAAGAACCTGTGTCAAGACGGCTATGTTCCCAGTTACTGCACCGCTTGTTACCGCGAAGGGCGGACGGGGGACCGCTTCATGCAGCTGGCCAAGTCGGGGCAAATTCATAATGTATGCCAGCCGAATTCCTTGATGACCTTTCAGGAATACCTGCTGGATTACGCCGACGAGGAAATGCGTGCTATCGGCGAGCAGACCATTCGCGAAAATCTGGAGCGCATTCCCAAGGAATCGGTCAAGAAAACAACGATGGACCAGCTCAAGCGCATTCATGCGGGCGAAAGAGATCTGCGGTTCTAA
- the hydE gene encoding [FeFe] hydrogenase H-cluster radical SAM maturase HydE yields MSITKKDASDQLREGCSTDHLLERLYAQESLSSEEIVNLLENLDPASRRRLHAFAHQKRVARYGTGVYLRGLIEFSNICKQNCMYCGIRSANKAVSRYRLSLEEIMDCCREGYELGYRTFVLQSGEDDWYTTDKLAGLIADIKRRYPDTAVTLSIGERDDETYARLFEAGADRYLLRHETASSSLYEALHPTMTFENRRDRLRSLKAIGYQVGAGFMVGLPGQTHEDLAKDLLYLKELNPDMIGIGPFLPHQATPLKDEPAGTLEDTLDMIALARLFVPGALIPATTAMGTAHPYGRELALKAGANVVMPNLSPLSVRPKYTLYDNKICTGDESGQCRFCLEQRIEGAGFHIDMGRGDSLDWLSRPQTKQAVR; encoded by the coding sequence ATGTCTATTACAAAAAAAGATGCATCCGATCAACTTAGGGAGGGATGTTCAACGGATCATTTACTGGAACGTTTATATGCTCAGGAATCGCTCAGTTCTGAAGAAATTGTCAATCTGCTAGAAAATCTGGACCCGGCTTCAAGGAGGCGGCTGCATGCTTTTGCGCATCAGAAGCGGGTGGCCCGTTACGGCACAGGAGTGTATCTTCGCGGGCTGATTGAATTCTCCAATATATGCAAACAAAACTGTATGTACTGCGGAATACGCTCTGCCAATAAGGCAGTCAGCCGCTATCGGCTGAGCCTCGAAGAAATCATGGACTGCTGCCGGGAAGGATATGAGCTGGGCTATCGCACCTTCGTTCTGCAGAGCGGAGAGGACGACTGGTATACAACGGATAAGCTGGCGGGCCTGATTGCTGATATTAAGCGGCGCTATCCGGATACTGCGGTGACGCTGTCGATCGGCGAGCGTGACGACGAGACGTATGCCCGGTTATTTGAAGCGGGCGCGGACCGTTATTTGCTGCGTCATGAGACGGCTTCCAGCAGCCTGTATGAGGCGCTGCACCCGACCATGACTTTTGAGAACCGGCGGGACCGCCTGCGTTCCTTGAAGGCTATCGGCTATCAGGTCGGAGCCGGGTTTATGGTTGGATTGCCCGGACAGACGCATGAAGATTTGGCCAAAGATTTGCTGTACCTGAAGGAGCTGAATCCGGATATGATTGGCATCGGCCCTTTTTTGCCCCATCAAGCCACCCCTTTAAAGGACGAGCCAGCCGGAACTCTGGAGGACACACTAGATATGATTGCACTCGCGCGGCTGTTTGTCCCGGGCGCTTTGATTCCGGCTACCACAGCCATGGGAACCGCTCATCCGTACGGGCGGGAGCTCGCGCTAAAAGCGGGTGCAAATGTAGTAATGCCTAATCTGTCTCCGCTATCCGTACGTCCAAAATATACATTATATGACAATAAAATTTGTACGGGTGATGAATCGGGGCAGTGCCGGTTCTGTCTGGAGCAGCGGATTGAAGGTGCAGGCTTCCATATCGATATGGGCCGCGGAGATAGTTTGGACTGGCTGTCGCGCCCTCAGACGAAGCAGGCTGTTCGGTAA
- the fdhD gene encoding formate dehydrogenase accessory sulfurtransferase FdhD, giving the protein MERGLERQESIIRYRQGQISRDQDLIVTEHPVTLKINGEEFVTLVCTPEYIEDMAIGYLASEGIIRGIQDIKDLWIQEDKGYVHISTDRWNDLNRQLYAKRYVNSCCGGGRHGFVYVNDARTAKVMDGVHVSLSFDDCFRLMAGVQAGAELFHRTGGVHSAAICDTGGVLLARSDIGRHNALDKIYGHCLRHDMNLNDKIIAFSGRISSEILLKVAKIGCEIILSKSAPTALALELAEQLGITTVGFIRQDSCNVYTRPERISDCAILNNN; this is encoded by the coding sequence ATGGAGCGGGGACTTGAACGGCAAGAAAGCATTATTCGTTACCGGCAAGGACAAATCAGCAGAGATCAAGATCTCATCGTGACGGAGCATCCGGTCACACTTAAGATTAACGGTGAGGAATTCGTGACCCTCGTATGCACCCCTGAGTACATTGAGGATATGGCTATCGGCTATCTGGCCTCGGAAGGCATTATCCGGGGAATTCAAGATATCAAGGATCTGTGGATTCAGGAAGATAAGGGTTATGTACACATCTCCACGGATCGCTGGAATGATCTTAACCGCCAGCTGTACGCCAAACGTTATGTCAATTCTTGCTGCGGCGGAGGCCGTCACGGCTTCGTTTATGTTAACGATGCAAGAACGGCCAAGGTCATGGACGGCGTTCATGTCTCGCTATCCTTTGACGATTGTTTTCGCCTTATGGCGGGCGTACAGGCCGGGGCGGAGCTGTTTCACCGGACAGGCGGCGTCCACTCCGCTGCGATTTGCGATACCGGCGGGGTGCTGCTCGCCCGCAGCGATATCGGCCGGCATAATGCGCTCGACAAGATTTACGGCCACTGTCTAAGGCACGATATGAACCTGAATGACAAAATCATCGCATTCAGCGGCCGGATTTCATCGGAAATCTTATTAAAAGTTGCCAAAATCGGCTGTGAGATCATTCTATCCAAATCCGCGCCCACAGCCCTGGCTCTTGAGCTGGCTGAACAACTCGGCATCACGACAGTCGGTTTTATCCGTCAGGATTCATGCAATGTTTATACACGCCCGGAGCGTATCAGCGACTGTGCGATCTTAAACAACAATTGA
- the smc gene encoding chromosome segregation protein SMC, with translation MFLKRIELAGFKSFADKTEMEFVRGITAVVGPNGSGKSNISDGIRWVLGEQSAKSLRGGKMEDIIFAGSDARKAVNYGEVSLTLDNEDHALPLDFSEVTVTRRVHRSGDSEYMINKQSCRLKDITELFMDTGIGREAYSIIGQGRIEEILSTRSEDRRGIFEEASGIVKYKSRKKDAGRKLDETEQNLLRIHDLISELEDQIGPLKEQSEKAIRYKELKEQLKNLEISVYVHQIEGIHEAWKDGNAKLEVLRDEQLQLSTVVTAHDAKLESGRAALRQLEERIEQLQEQLLRYSEAFEKSEGFGELLKERRRHLENNREQLVQTIGSVGERSEDRQRELMALESGLVQTRTRLAELRQQIADEEARLTGVTDGLSQSKEESLKSALLELMNKMAQARNEIRYADQQKENLERRMNRSAEESGKWISRHKELQQEQAKLKGQIETLGKELAKLRKDYISESEQSVSRQKLLDEAHSGLRKWEQKREAQVSRHETMKEMQDDFDGFMLGVKEVLKGARKGQLSGVHGAVAELISVPEKLEMAVETALGASLQHIVMDNEAVSRQAISFLKQRQLGRATFLPLDVIRPRQITGSDRGMIEGAEGFVGIGSELVGFEGKYASIFGSLLGNVVIAESLEQANKIAARCQYRYRVVTLEGDVVNAGGSMTGGSQHRKNTSLLGRKRQLEQLQSEIGETERQIDKLKDSISRLRKEQEDSNDKLEKLRHGGDEKRLEEQRLASDLRQLEQELRHVQEQVESAGAERSGFEGEAKQLEQARAQAAADLARLEEEEQAAHEAIRHAESQRKASESEREELQGKLTGMKVAEGKLDQEIFSQEEQLRRLKADAGSQDKEMRQNRNLLDTIEQDLKTNAVEAVKQQEDLNTYRLKKEEAAEKLDYARAERTSLTRKLELEEGETKEQRQALKAVDDQLRATEVSVGRLDVELDNILRKLSDDYELSYELAKQRYPVPEDVPAAQAEVQKLRRNISALGEVNLGAVEEYQRVNERYTFLSEQKDDLVEAKTTLYQVIREMEEEMSKRFKQTFDAIRREFGTVFTKLFGGGRADLLLLEPDNLLNTGIDIVAQPPGKKLQNLQLLSGGERALTAMALLFAILQVKPVPFCVLDEVEAALDEANVVRFAQYLREFSEQTQFIVVTHRKGTMEEADVLYGVTMEEGGVSKLVSVRLEDEEAEIA, from the coding sequence ATGTTTTTGAAACGGATTGAATTAGCGGGCTTTAAATCATTTGCCGACAAAACAGAGATGGAGTTTGTGCGCGGCATTACGGCTGTCGTGGGTCCCAACGGAAGCGGCAAGAGCAACATTTCCGACGGCATCCGCTGGGTGCTCGGTGAACAAAGCGCCAAATCGCTGCGCGGCGGCAAGATGGAAGATATCATTTTTGCCGGAAGCGATGCCCGCAAGGCGGTCAATTATGGCGAAGTGTCGCTGACGCTGGACAACGAGGATCACGCTCTGCCTCTGGACTTCAGCGAAGTGACGGTAACGCGGCGGGTTCACCGCAGCGGAGACAGCGAATATATGATCAATAAGCAGTCATGCAGACTAAAAGATATTACAGAACTGTTCATGGATACCGGCATCGGCCGCGAGGCTTATTCCATTATCGGACAAGGCCGGATTGAGGAAATTCTCAGCACCCGTTCCGAGGATCGGCGCGGCATATTTGAAGAGGCGTCGGGCATCGTCAAATATAAATCGCGCAAAAAAGATGCGGGACGCAAGCTGGATGAGACGGAGCAGAATCTGCTGCGCATCCACGATCTGATCAGCGAGCTGGAGGACCAGATCGGTCCGCTGAAGGAGCAATCCGAGAAGGCCATCCGCTACAAGGAACTGAAAGAACAGCTGAAAAATCTGGAAATCTCCGTCTATGTACACCAGATTGAGGGTATTCATGAGGCATGGAAGGACGGCAATGCCAAGCTTGAAGTTTTGCGGGACGAGCAGCTTCAATTATCGACGGTCGTCACCGCCCATGACGCCAAGCTGGAGAGCGGAAGAGCCGCGCTTCGCCAATTGGAGGAGCGGATCGAACAGCTGCAGGAGCAGCTGCTGCGGTACAGCGAAGCATTCGAGAAGAGCGAAGGATTCGGCGAACTGCTGAAGGAACGCCGGCGTCATCTGGAGAACAACCGGGAGCAGCTCGTGCAGACCATCGGCTCCGTCGGAGAGCGTTCGGAAGATCGCCAGCGGGAGCTAATGGCGCTGGAAAGCGGCTTGGTGCAGACCCGGACTCGCCTTGCGGAGCTGCGGCAGCAAATCGCAGACGAGGAAGCGAGGCTGACAGGCGTTACGGACGGGCTCAGCCAGAGTAAAGAGGAGAGCTTAAAGAGCGCGCTGCTGGAGCTGATGAATAAAATGGCGCAGGCGCGCAACGAGATACGCTATGCCGACCAGCAGAAAGAAAACCTGGAGCGGCGGATGAACCGCAGCGCGGAAGAGAGCGGGAAGTGGATCTCGCGGCATAAGGAGCTTCAGCAGGAGCAGGCGAAGCTGAAGGGCCAAATCGAGACGCTTGGCAAGGAGCTCGCGAAGCTGCGCAAGGACTACATCTCCGAAAGCGAGCAATCGGTGTCCCGGCAGAAGCTGCTCGATGAAGCCCATTCGGGGCTTCGCAAATGGGAGCAGAAGAGAGAAGCCCAGGTATCCCGGCATGAGACGATGAAGGAAATGCAGGACGACTTCGACGGCTTCATGCTTGGCGTCAAAGAAGTGCTCAAAGGCGCGCGCAAAGGGCAGCTTAGCGGCGTTCACGGCGCTGTGGCCGAGCTGATCTCCGTGCCTGAGAAGCTGGAGATGGCTGTTGAAACGGCGCTGGGCGCGTCTTTGCAGCATATCGTCATGGACAATGAAGCCGTGTCGCGCCAAGCGATTTCGTTTCTGAAGCAGCGACAGCTTGGCCGCGCAACCTTCCTGCCGCTTGATGTTATCCGGCCGCGGCAGATTACCGGCAGCGACCGGGGGATGATCGAGGGAGCGGAGGGATTCGTCGGAATCGGCTCCGAACTGGTCGGCTTTGAAGGCAAATATGCCAGCATTTTCGGCAGTCTTCTGGGAAATGTCGTCATTGCGGAAAGCCTGGAGCAGGCGAACAAGATTGCAGCCAGATGCCAGTACCGCTACCGCGTCGTCACTCTGGAAGGCGATGTCGTCAATGCCGGGGGATCGATGACCGGCGGCAGCCAGCACCGGAAGAATACCAGTCTGCTGGGACGCAAACGCCAACTGGAACAGCTCCAAAGCGAAATCGGCGAAACCGAGCGCCAAATCGACAAGCTAAAGGACAGTATCTCCCGGCTGCGCAAGGAGCAGGAAGATTCGAACGACAAGCTGGAGAAGCTTCGTCACGGCGGCGACGAGAAGCGGCTGGAGGAGCAGCGTCTCGCCAGCGATTTGAGGCAGCTGGAGCAGGAGCTTCGGCATGTGCAGGAGCAGGTGGAAAGCGCTGGCGCGGAGCGCAGCGGGTTCGAAGGCGAAGCGAAGCAGCTGGAACAGGCGAGGGCGCAGGCGGCAGCCGATCTCGCTCGTCTGGAAGAGGAGGAGCAAGCCGCCCATGAAGCGATCCGTCATGCGGAATCGCAGCGCAAGGCGAGCGAGTCCGAGCGGGAAGAGCTTCAGGGCAAGCTGACCGGCATGAAGGTTGCGGAAGGCAAGCTGGATCAGGAGATATTTTCCCAGGAGGAGCAGCTCCGAAGACTGAAGGCCGACGCCGGCTCGCAGGACAAGGAAATGCGTCAGAACCGCAATCTGCTCGATACGATTGAACAGGATTTGAAGACCAATGCCGTGGAAGCCGTCAAGCAGCAGGAAGATCTGAATACCTACCGCCTGAAAAAAGAAGAAGCGGCGGAGAAGCTGGATTACGCCCGCGCGGAACGAACGTCCTTAACCCGAAAGCTGGAGCTGGAGGAAGGCGAGACAAAGGAGCAGCGGCAGGCGCTGAAAGCGGTGGACGACCAGCTGCGTGCGACGGAGGTTTCCGTCGGCAGGCTCGACGTCGAGCTCGATAACATTCTGCGGAAGCTGAGCGACGATTATGAGCTGAGCTACGAGCTGGCGAAGCAGCGTTATCCTGTTCCGGAGGACGTCCCGGCGGCGCAGGCTGAAGTACAGAAGCTCAGACGGAATATTTCCGCGCTCGGCGAGGTGAATCTGGGAGCCGTTGAGGAATACCAGCGGGTGAATGAACGCTATACATTCCTCAGCGAGCAAAAGGATGATCTCGTTGAAGCGAAGACTACGCTGTATCAAGTCATCCGTGAAATGGAGGAGGAGATGTCCAAGCGGTTCAAGCAGACATTCGATGCCATTCGGAGAGAATTCGGCACGGTCTTTACCAAGCTGTTCGGCGGAGGCCGGGCCGATCTGCTGCTGCTGGAGCCGGACAACCTGCTGAATACCGGCATTGATATCGTCGCCCAGCCGCCGGGCAAGAAGCTGCAAAATCTGCAGCTGCTGTCCGGGGGAGAGCGCGCGCTGACCGCGATGGCGCTGCTGTTCGCCATCCTGCAGGTGAAGCCGGTTCCGTTCTGCGTGCTGGATGAAGTGGAGGCGGCGCTCGACGAGGCGAATGTCGTAAGGTTTGCCCAATACCTCCGCGAATTCTCGGAGCAGACCCAGTTCATCGTGGTGACCCACCGCAAAGGGACGATGGAAGAGGCGGATGTGCTCTACGGAGTAACGATGGAAGAAGGCGGGGTCTCCAAGCTGGTGTCCGTGCGTCTGGAAGATGAAGAAGCGGAGATTGCTTAA
- the ftsY gene encoding signal recognition particle-docking protein FtsY: MSFFKKLRESIAGKTESVTKQFREGLEKTRKGFAQKVSDLIIRRKKIDEEFYEELEEILIGADVGVNTVMTLVDELRAEVKKERIEDAAELQPILSRKLMELLRSDDDNRLNQNPDGITVILFVGVNGVGKTTTIGKLAHRYKQEGKKVLLAAGDTFRAGAIEQLEVWGQRAGVDVIKQSAGSDPAAVMYDAVQAAKQRGADVLICDTAGRLQNKSNLMEELNKIFRVIQREIPGAPHEVLMVLDATTGQNALAQAKLFGEKSGVTGLVLTKLDGTAKGGIVVAIRQELNIPVKLVGLGEKMEDLQPFDSEQFVHALFAGIIIDEKEEETSGD; the protein is encoded by the coding sequence GTGAGCTTTTTCAAGAAATTAAGAGAAAGTATTGCGGGCAAAACGGAGAGCGTAACGAAGCAGTTCCGGGAAGGTCTGGAGAAGACCCGCAAAGGCTTCGCCCAGAAAGTATCCGACCTGATTATCCGCCGCAAAAAAATCGACGAGGAGTTCTACGAGGAGCTGGAGGAAATTCTGATCGGCGCCGACGTTGGCGTGAACACGGTCATGACGCTGGTTGACGAACTCCGCGCCGAGGTGAAGAAGGAGCGCATCGAGGATGCCGCCGAGCTGCAGCCGATTCTCTCCCGCAAGCTGATGGAGCTGCTGCGCAGTGACGATGACAACCGTCTTAATCAGAATCCGGACGGCATTACGGTCATTCTGTTCGTCGGCGTCAACGGCGTTGGCAAGACGACAACGATCGGCAAACTGGCGCACCGTTACAAGCAGGAGGGCAAAAAAGTTCTGCTTGCCGCCGGAGATACGTTCCGAGCGGGCGCCATTGAGCAGCTTGAGGTATGGGGACAGCGGGCCGGTGTGGATGTGATCAAGCAGAGCGCGGGCTCCGATCCCGCTGCGGTGATGTATGATGCGGTTCAGGCCGCCAAGCAGCGCGGCGCCGATGTGCTGATCTGCGACACGGCGGGGCGGCTGCAGAACAAGAGCAATCTAATGGAAGAGCTGAACAAAATATTCCGCGTAATCCAGCGCGAGATTCCGGGCGCGCCGCATGAAGTGCTGATGGTGCTCGATGCGACGACCGGTCAGAACGCGCTTGCGCAGGCCAAGCTGTTCGGCGAGAAGAGTGGCGTGACGGGCCTTGTCCTCACCAAGCTGGACGGAACGGCTAAAGGGGGGATCGTCGTGGCGATCCGCCAGGAGCTGAATATTCCAGTGAAGCTGGTCGGACTTGGCGAGAAAATGGAGGACCTGCAGCCGTTCGATTCCGAACAATTCGTTCATGCGCTGTTCGCCGGAATCATTATCGACGAGAAGGAAGAAGAGACTTCGGGAGATTGA
- a CDS encoding circularly permuted type 2 ATP-grasp protein — MSKLDPLPGLSPYPLHHFYDEMFASEGSVRPHYKHVNHMFVRMSPEELQAKQHLMQRRMMEEGITFTLYNPAQDQPMERTIPFDMIPRIIPKDEWEKLEAGIIQRVTALNLFVHDIYHEQYIIKDGIVPRKMVISNCYFRPEMAGLRVPGGAYITTSGIDLIRHLDGNYYILEDNLRTPSGFSYLFKGRSLMNQLFPELSFSSSIRDVERSINRFLSVLRSLSPSRTPDPVIALLTPGQYNSAYYEHAFLAQQMGVHLVEGRDLVIQDHKLFLRDMNGFKRVDVLYRRLDDDFIDPLAFDPNSLLGVPGLMNAYRAGNVAIANAPGTGVADDKAMYVYVPDMIRYYLNEEPILNNVPTYLLSRPDDRKYVLDNLGEMVVKETSLSGGYGMLIGSEASKEEQENFRHKILAEPDRYIAQPIMSLSRAPILSEGIMSPRHIDLRAFVLMGADRKPQVIPGGLTRVAMREGSLVVNSSQGGGVKDTWVMS, encoded by the coding sequence ATGTCCAAACTTGATCCACTGCCCGGTTTGTCTCCGTATCCGCTGCACCATTTTTATGATGAAATGTTCGCTAGCGAAGGCAGCGTCCGCCCTCATTACAAGCATGTCAACCACATGTTTGTCAGAATGAGTCCCGAAGAGCTGCAGGCCAAACAACATTTAATGCAGCGGCGCATGATGGAGGAGGGCATTACTTTTACTCTGTACAACCCGGCTCAAGACCAACCTATGGAACGTACGATCCCCTTCGATATGATTCCGCGGATTATCCCCAAGGATGAGTGGGAGAAGCTTGAGGCAGGAATTATTCAGCGCGTGACGGCGCTTAATCTGTTCGTTCATGATATTTACCACGAACAATATATTATTAAGGATGGCATCGTGCCTCGCAAAATGGTTATCTCCAATTGTTATTTCCGTCCGGAAATGGCAGGACTTCGCGTTCCCGGCGGAGCCTACATCACGACTTCGGGAATCGATCTGATCCGGCACCTCGACGGGAATTATTATATTCTGGAGGACAACCTGCGCACACCTTCCGGTTTTTCCTACCTGTTTAAGGGAAGATCGCTGATGAACCAGCTGTTCCCTGAACTCTCTTTTTCCAGCTCCATCCGGGATGTGGAACGCAGCATCAACCGCTTTTTATCTGTCCTTCGCAGCCTTTCACCTTCACGCACGCCAGATCCGGTTATTGCGCTTCTGACCCCGGGCCAGTACAACTCTGCATACTATGAGCACGCCTTCCTAGCCCAGCAAATGGGCGTTCACCTCGTAGAAGGACGGGATTTGGTCATTCAGGATCACAAATTATTTTTACGGGATATGAATGGATTTAAACGGGTGGACGTGCTGTACCGCCGGCTTGATGACGATTTTATCGATCCGCTCGCCTTTGATCCCAATTCACTGCTTGGCGTGCCGGGACTTATGAATGCTTATAGAGCCGGGAATGTGGCCATCGCCAATGCGCCGGGAACCGGAGTCGCCGACGATAAAGCCATGTACGTATATGTGCCTGACATGATCCGCTATTATCTGAATGAAGAACCGATTTTAAATAATGTTCCTACTTATCTGCTTTCGAGACCGGATGACCGGAAGTATGTGCTTGATAACTTGGGTGAAATGGTTGTCAAGGAAACCTCGTTGTCCGGAGGATACGGTATGCTGATCGGAAGCGAGGCAAGTAAGGAAGAGCAGGAGAATTTCCGGCACAAAATTCTTGCCGAACCGGATCGCTACATAGCTCAGCCGATCATGTCTCTGTCAAGAGCACCGATACTGTCAGAAGGTATAATGAGTCCCCGGCATATTGATTTGAGAGCTTTTGTGCTAATGGGTGCAGACCGCAAGCCGCAAGTCATTCCTGGAGGATTGACGCGCGTGGCGATGAGGGAAGGCTCACTGGTAGTAAACTCCTCTCAAGGCGGCGGTGTTAAGGATACCTGGGTAATGTCCTAA
- a CDS encoding alpha-E domain-containing protein gives MLNRNAEALFWIGRYMERAENHARLIDVHYHIQQEEDFREEGHKWSRLIDGIGVRNEYMQQFESFSEQDVLSFITLDLGNANSLFSCVHQARNNLRTLRQQLPSELWDIANSFNLWLGERSVADIMKSPHQFYQQIKERTATFLGAEQSVMLRGNEWRFIESGRFLERAENTVRILQSVTLSCRDKDDTSIYTQMQAVLKSVSGYQAFRRYFADAVSPECILEFLITNIAFPRSIRFASHELEYHLSNIEIDFADGGEGYERVIRQAGKIRAELDYMEKEDMAGDLVDQVLESLKSSCLKLGRTMETAFFRQEGIRI, from the coding sequence ATGCTGAATCGAAATGCGGAAGCTTTGTTTTGGATTGGACGTTATATGGAAAGAGCGGAGAATCATGCAAGACTGATCGACGTTCATTATCATATTCAGCAGGAGGAAGACTTTCGGGAAGAAGGGCATAAATGGTCGAGGCTGATTGACGGGATTGGCGTCAGAAATGAATATATGCAGCAATTTGAAAGCTTTTCGGAGCAGGATGTGCTATCCTTTATCACACTGGACCTCGGGAATGCAAATTCCCTGTTCTCATGCGTGCATCAAGCGCGCAATAATTTGCGCACCCTGCGCCAGCAGCTGCCGAGCGAGCTGTGGGATATCGCCAACAGCTTCAACCTGTGGCTCGGCGAACGGTCCGTTGCGGACATTATGAAGAGCCCTCATCAGTTCTACCAGCAGATCAAGGAGCGGACGGCCACGTTCCTGGGCGCCGAACAGTCCGTCATGCTGCGGGGCAACGAGTGGCGGTTTATTGAAAGCGGACGATTCCTGGAAAGAGCGGAGAACACCGTCCGTATTCTGCAGTCGGTAACCTTGTCCTGCCGGGATAAGGATGACACTTCCATTTATACCCAGATGCAGGCTGTATTGAAATCGGTCAGCGGATATCAAGCGTTCCGCAGATATTTTGCGGATGCGGTATCCCCGGAATGCATTCTCGAGTTTTTAATTACGAATATTGCATTTCCGCGTTCTATCCGTTTTGCTTCCCATGAACTCGAATACCATCTGTCGAATATCGAAATTGATTTCGCGGATGGAGGCGAAGGCTACGAACGGGTCATCCGCCAAGCAGGAAAGATTAGAGCCGAGCTTGATTACATGGAGAAGGAAGACATGGCCGGGGATCTGGTGGATCAGGTGCTGGAGTCGCTGAAGTCTTCCTGCCTGAAGCTGGGTAGAACGATGGAAACGGCCTTTTTTCGCCAAGAAGGGATTAGGATATGA